The following proteins are co-located in the Fluviicola sp. genome:
- a CDS encoding Glu/Leu/Phe/Val dehydrogenase dimerization domain-containing protein, producing MFEVKEVKDLNLAENPVISQMSMYNHEQLLFCNDTATGLKAIIAVHNTVLGPALGGTRMWMYNNEMEALNDVLRLSRGMTYKNSISGLNLGGGKAVIIGDSRSMKSEALFRRFGKFVNSLAGKYITAEDVGISPVDMVWVSMETDHVVGLPGKSGDPSPVTAYGVYMGMKACASQQFGSDSLAGKKVAVQGVGHVGEYLVKHLVAEGADVTITDIHQDTLKRVANEYGVKVVGLDEIYDVPMDIYAPCALGATVNDDTINRLKCSIIAGAANNQLANETIHGQLVKDKGIIYAPDFTLNAGGVINCYSEVAGLSAQWSMAKAEEIYTTIGNIVSRSSAEGVPTYQIANKIAEERIESIGKVKLPL from the coding sequence ATGTTTGAAGTAAAAGAAGTCAAAGATCTGAATCTGGCTGAAAACCCCGTTATTTCTCAAATGAGTATGTACAACCACGAGCAATTGTTATTCTGTAACGATACTGCAACTGGACTGAAAGCAATTATTGCTGTACATAACACCGTTCTTGGGCCTGCTTTGGGAGGAACCCGCATGTGGATGTACAACAATGAAATGGAGGCTCTGAATGACGTATTGCGTCTTTCAAGAGGAATGACATACAAGAATTCAATTTCCGGATTGAATTTGGGAGGTGGTAAAGCTGTGATTATCGGAGACTCCCGTTCCATGAAATCGGAAGCATTGTTCCGTCGTTTCGGGAAATTTGTGAACTCATTGGCAGGAAAGTATATTACTGCTGAAGATGTAGGTATTTCACCGGTAGACATGGTTTGGGTTTCTATGGAAACAGATCACGTTGTCGGTTTACCCGGAAAAAGTGGAGATCCTTCACCGGTAACTGCTTACGGAGTTTACATGGGAATGAAAGCATGTGCAAGCCAGCAGTTCGGTTCTGATTCTTTGGCCGGTAAAAAAGTAGCCGTTCAGGGAGTTGGACACGTGGGTGAGTATTTGGTGAAACATTTGGTTGCCGAAGGTGCTGACGTAACGATTACGGATATTCACCAGGATACCTTGAAACGTGTTGCAAACGAATACGGAGTAAAAGTTGTCGGATTGGACGAGATTTACGATGTACCGATGGATATTTACGCTCCGTGTGCTTTGGGTGCAACTGTAAATGACGACACAATCAACCGTTTGAAGTGTTCCATCATTGCAGGAGCTGCAAACAACCAGTTGGCAAACGAAACGATCCACGGTCAGTTGGTAAAAGACAAAGGAATCATTTACGCTCCTGACTTTACGTTGAACGCAGGTGGTGTGATCAACTGTTATTCGGAAGTTGCAGGTTTGAGCGCGCAATGGTCGATGGCAAAAGCAGAAGAGATTTACACAACAATCGGAAACATCGTTTCCCGTTCAAGTGCAGAAGGTGTTCCTACTTACCAGATTGCAAACAAGATCGCTGAAGAGCGTATCGAGTCAATCGGGAAAGTAAAATTACCACTATAA
- a CDS encoding DUF3078 domain-containing protein, producing the protein MKISILIGTLLTASMAFSQTDPEKLRDDIKKLDALHDSLMPKRWTYTSLFGLNGSQTAFVNWAAGGRNNVAVLGFVDFSATYQYRRIKWSNDVKMALGGMYYTDSAGKVQGLQKTDDRIDIATSFGYEFKKHWFATAIGGFRTQFLDGFSFPNDSVPISRFMAPGYANFSLGIEYAPVEYFNVYLSPIAAKMTFVNDQRLADAGAFGVQAAELDTSGNVLKRGLRFRNEIGAYFRLRFQKEIFKNVEMKTRLELFSNYADNPQNIDVNFENIFTFKVNKWLQASLQWNLIYDDDIDIRDSKGKTGPRTQFKSVLGLGISYTLTNIKK; encoded by the coding sequence ATGAAGATCAGTATTCTCATCGGAACATTATTGACAGCTTCCATGGCTTTTTCTCAAACAGATCCCGAAAAACTACGTGATGACATCAAAAAACTCGATGCGCTTCATGATTCATTGATGCCCAAAAGATGGACATACACCAGTTTGTTCGGTTTAAATGGTTCCCAAACAGCATTTGTAAACTGGGCAGCCGGAGGTAGAAATAATGTGGCCGTTTTGGGATTCGTTGATTTCTCAGCTACTTACCAGTACCGGAGAATCAAATGGTCGAACGATGTGAAAATGGCTTTGGGTGGGATGTATTACACGGATTCTGCCGGAAAAGTACAGGGCCTTCAGAAAACGGATGACCGTATTGACATTGCCACTTCATTTGGTTATGAGTTTAAAAAGCATTGGTTTGCAACGGCTATCGGCGGATTCAGAACACAATTCCTGGATGGTTTCAGTTTCCCGAACGATTCTGTTCCGATCTCGCGTTTTATGGCTCCGGGATATGCTAATTTCTCTTTAGGGATCGAATATGCTCCGGTAGAATATTTCAACGTTTATCTGTCTCCGATAGCAGCTAAAATGACTTTTGTAAACGATCAGCGCTTGGCAGATGCGGGAGCTTTTGGCGTACAGGCTGCAGAACTGGACACGAGCGGGAATGTATTGAAAAGAGGTTTGCGTTTCCGAAATGAGATCGGAGCTTATTTCAGGTTGCGTTTCCAGAAAGAGATTTTTAAAAATGTGGAAATGAAGACCCGTTTGGAGTTGTTCAGCAACTATGCAGATAATCCACAGAATATCGACGTGAACTTTGAAAATATTTTCACTTTTAAGGTGAACAAATGGCTGCAGGCCTCGCTTCAATGGAACCTAATTTATGATGATGATATTGATATCCGCGATTCGAAAGGAAAGACCGGTCCGAGGACACAATTTAAATCGGTATTGGGATTAGGAATTTCATACACTTTAACGAATATCAAAAAGTAA
- the mnmA gene encoding tRNA 2-thiouridine(34) synthase MnmA, with protein sequence MKRVVVGLSGGVDSSVTAHLLQQEGYEVIGLFMRNWHDETVTLSNDCPWIDDSNDALLVAEHLGIPFQVLDLSKEYKERIVDYMFAEYEAGRTPNPDVLCNREIKFDVFLKAAMELGADYVATGHYCRKTTTEDGIHHLLAGLDPNKDQSYFLCQLSQEQLSKALFPIGNLQKSEVRAIAKEIGLVTAEKKDSQGLCFVGKISLPEFLQQKLEVKYGKIIEINELESQFTEYSNIPVDLNHVVDLSKEFIYSPTMGLEVEKHIGAHYYTIGQRKGLHIGGRPNPSFVIGIDTETNTVYSGQKDDHPGLNKWALKIETNEMHWINPDFAMNIGDAKEFDIRIRYRQALQKGTLTRLEDGYYILFSKKQRGIAPGQFAALYLEDELVGSGIISH encoded by the coding sequence ATGAAAAGAGTGGTTGTCGGATTATCCGGCGGTGTAGATTCAAGCGTTACAGCACATTTACTGCAACAGGAAGGTTACGAAGTAATCGGGTTATTTATGCGTAACTGGCACGATGAAACGGTTACACTTTCCAACGACTGTCCGTGGATCGACGACAGCAATGACGCTCTTCTGGTAGCCGAACACCTTGGAATTCCTTTCCAGGTTCTGGATCTCAGCAAGGAATACAAAGAACGGATCGTCGACTACATGTTTGCCGAATACGAAGCCGGCAGAACTCCAAATCCGGATGTATTGTGCAACCGCGAAATCAAATTTGACGTGTTTTTGAAAGCTGCCATGGAACTGGGAGCAGATTATGTTGCCACAGGACATTACTGCAGAAAAACAACGACAGAAGACGGTATTCACCACTTATTGGCAGGATTGGACCCGAATAAGGATCAATCTTACTTCTTGTGCCAGTTATCGCAGGAACAACTTTCGAAAGCGCTTTTCCCTATCGGAAACCTGCAAAAATCGGAAGTAAGAGCCATCGCCAAAGAGATCGGGCTTGTGACAGCTGAGAAAAAGGACTCACAGGGACTGTGCTTTGTCGGGAAAATTTCCCTACCGGAATTTCTTCAACAAAAACTAGAAGTTAAATACGGTAAAATAATTGAAATCAATGAATTAGAAAGTCAATTTACCGAATACTCAAACATTCCGGTAGACTTGAATCACGTGGTTGACCTAAGCAAAGAATTTATCTACTCTCCCACTATGGGACTGGAAGTAGAAAAACATATCGGCGCTCATTATTATACGATCGGGCAGCGAAAAGGGCTTCACATCGGCGGAAGACCGAACCCTTCATTTGTGATTGGAATAGACACCGAAACAAACACAGTCTATTCCGGACAGAAAGACGATCACCCGGGATTAAACAAATGGGCATTGAAGATCGAAACGAATGAAATGCACTGGATCAACCCGGATTTCGCCATGAATATCGGAGACGCAAAAGAATTCGACATCCGGATCAGATACCGCCAGGCATTGCAAAAAGGAACGCTAACCCGTTTGGAAGACGGATACTACATCTTGTTCAGCAAAAAACAACGTGGAATTGCTCCCGGACAATTTGCAGCCCTTTACCTGGAAGATGAATTAGTAGGTTCCGGGATTATTTCTCACTAG
- a CDS encoding ABC transporter ATP-binding protein, which produces MKSLSYLNKYFIKYRWRLLLGLLFIIAGNYFGAKIPVVVGESLNILSGKTKLSAGETLFWVVLGLAGFIMLFNIIKGFFLFLTRQTLIVMSRYIEFDLKNEIFEKYQQLDYAFYKRQSTGDLMNRISEDVSQVRQYLGPGIMYTANLIALFPFSLYEMLKINTELALYALAPLPIMAVLIYLVSTRMNKLSKDVQQEQSRLSTLGQETFSGIRVIKAYIQEKHAKQNFETSSRAYLKKTMRLVRTNALFMPTISLLIGTSTLLSIYMGGLLTYDKTIETGDIVSIILLIYNLTWPFASIGWVTSINQRAAASQERINEFLRTEPAIKNMSEAPLEKFHELQFKNMSFRYRPDLPDVLSDINFTLKRGETLGIIGKTGSGKSTLLQLIVRQLDPTMGEVLYNSENLATVNLTEYRKQLSVVPQDVFLFSDTIHNNIAFGALNFDAVTQEEITEAAKNSHVLHNIEAFPDKFETVLGERGVNLSGGQKQRVSIARALIRKPDILLLDDCLSAVDTETEEIILRNLKQLNRENQTTSVIVSHRISSLRNADYILVLEEGKIVEEGKPADLLQRPNSQYRELYDKQLMEEPEVFED; this is translated from the coding sequence ATGAAGTCTCTAAGCTATTTAAACAAATATTTCATCAAATACCGCTGGCGTTTGCTGCTCGGCCTCCTGTTCATTATTGCAGGGAATTACTTCGGAGCAAAAATCCCTGTGGTAGTTGGGGAATCCCTGAACATTCTTTCGGGTAAAACCAAATTAAGCGCCGGAGAAACTCTTTTCTGGGTAGTGCTTGGCCTGGCCGGGTTCATTATGCTTTTTAACATAATTAAGGGATTTTTCCTCTTCCTCACCCGTCAAACGCTGATCGTGATGTCGCGCTACATTGAATTTGACCTGAAGAATGAGATCTTTGAAAAGTACCAGCAACTGGATTATGCGTTTTATAAAAGACAATCGACCGGTGATTTGATGAACCGCATTTCGGAGGATGTTTCGCAGGTGAGGCAATACCTCGGGCCGGGAATCATGTACACCGCCAACCTGATTGCACTTTTCCCTTTCAGCTTATACGAAATGCTGAAAATCAATACCGAACTGGCACTTTATGCGCTGGCACCGCTTCCGATTATGGCTGTTCTGATCTACCTGGTTTCCACACGTATGAATAAACTGAGTAAGGACGTGCAGCAGGAACAATCGCGTTTAAGTACGCTGGGACAGGAAACCTTCTCGGGAATTCGCGTGATCAAGGCTTATATCCAGGAAAAACATGCGAAACAGAATTTTGAAACCAGTTCTAGGGCGTATTTAAAGAAAACCATGAGGCTGGTAAGAACAAACGCATTGTTCATGCCAACTATTTCGCTTCTAATCGGAACGAGCACCTTGTTGAGTATTTACATGGGCGGATTGCTTACTTACGACAAAACCATCGAAACGGGCGATATCGTATCCATTATTCTATTGATCTACAATTTAACGTGGCCTTTTGCAAGTATCGGCTGGGTTACGAGCATTAATCAGCGTGCAGCCGCATCCCAGGAACGGATTAATGAGTTCCTGAGAACGGAACCTGCCATTAAGAATATGTCCGAAGCTCCGCTGGAAAAATTCCATGAACTTCAGTTTAAAAACATGTCGTTCCGTTACAGGCCAGACTTGCCGGATGTATTATCGGATATCAATTTCACGTTAAAACGCGGAGAAACCCTGGGAATCATCGGGAAAACAGGTTCGGGAAAATCTACCCTACTGCAGTTGATTGTGCGTCAGCTGGACCCGACGATGGGCGAAGTACTTTATAATTCTGAAAACCTGGCAACGGTTAATCTGACGGAATACCGCAAACAGCTTTCGGTTGTTCCGCAGGACGTTTTTTTGTTTTCGGATACAATCCACAACAATATTGCGTTCGGAGCATTGAATTTTGATGCAGTAACGCAAGAAGAAATTACCGAAGCAGCAAAGAATTCGCATGTGTTGCACAACATCGAGGCATTCCCGGATAAGTTCGAAACAGTTTTGGGAGAACGCGGTGTAAATCTTTCCGGCGGACAGAAGCAACGTGTAAGTATTGCCCGTGCATTGATCCGAAAACCGGATATTTTATTACTTGACGATTGTTTATCGGCCGTTGATACCGAAACAGAAGAAATCATTCTCCGGAATTTAAAGCAACTGAACCGGGAAAATCAAACGACGTCCGTAATTGTGAGCCACCGTATTTCCAGTTTGCGAAATGCAGATTATATCCTTGTTCTGGAGGAAGGAAAAATTGTAGAAGAAGGAAAACCTGCCGATCTGTTACAACGACCAAACAGTCAGTACCGCGAATTGTACGACAAGCAATTGATGGAAGAACCGGAAGTGTTTGAGGATTGA
- a CDS encoding helix-turn-helix transcriptional regulator, whose product MEIKDRLRMIMESHKLNAGSFADKIGVQRSNVSHVLSGRNKPSFDFIEKLLKAFPRVSAEWLFTGKQEKKEADVSEFSLQTKSEPVESASGVPETTKINRPGKKIVKTLVFYDDFTFDVYFPSEK is encoded by the coding sequence ATGGAAATCAAAGACCGTTTACGGATGATTATGGAGTCGCATAAATTGAATGCCGGATCTTTTGCGGATAAGATTGGTGTTCAGCGATCCAATGTGAGTCACGTGTTGAGCGGTCGCAATAAGCCGAGCTTTGATTTTATTGAGAAATTGCTGAAGGCTTTTCCGCGGGTTTCCGCTGAATGGCTTTTCACCGGTAAACAGGAGAAGAAAGAAGCGGATGTTTCTGAGTTTTCCCTTCAAACGAAGTCAGAGCCGGTAGAATCAGCTTCGGGTGTTCCGGAAACTACTAAAATCAATCGTCCGGGAAAGAAAATAGTAAAAACCCTCGTGTTTTACGACGATTTTACGTTTGATGTGTATTTTCCTAGTGAGAAATAA
- the yajC gene encoding preprotein translocase subunit YajC — MQIIMLVLMLVVFYFFLIRPQQKKQKELKSFRENLKQGDKVVTIGGIHGKILEITDTTVLISSEGTKLRFEKSAISTAVADNLGVQA; from the coding sequence ATGCAAATTATAATGCTCGTGTTGATGTTAGTGGTGTTTTACTTCTTTTTAATTCGACCGCAACAGAAAAAACAAAAAGAGCTTAAATCGTTTCGTGAAAATTTGAAGCAAGGAGATAAAGTGGTTACTATCGGAGGAATTCACGGTAAAATCCTTGAGATCACAGATACTACCGTTTTGATCAGTTCGGAAGGTACTAAATTGCGTTTTGAAAAATCTGCAATTTCTACGGCAGTGGCTGACAACTTAGGAGTACAGGCTTAA
- a CDS encoding acetyl-CoA C-acyltransferase — MSKEVYIIAAVRTPMGAFMGGLSSIPATQLGSVAIKGALDKSGVKPELVDEVFMGNVLQAGVGQAPARQAALGAGLPNTVPCTTVNKVCASGMKSIMLGAQTILAGDNEIVVAGGMENMSQTPHYLDGRNGMKFGNIQMLDGITKDGLLDVYSKVPMGTCAEKTAQKYNFSREDQDNFAITSYKRAAAAWEAGKFKDEIVGVSVPQRKGDPILVVEDEEYKNVFLDKIPTLKPAFDKEGTITAANASTLNDGASALILASKEAVEKHGLKPIAKIVSYADAAHEPEFFTTAPSKAVPKALAKAGLTTDQVDFWELNQAFSVVGLANTQILGLDPAKVDVNGGAVALGHPLGNSGSRIIVTLIHVLKQNGGKIGGAGICNGGGGASAMIIENI, encoded by the coding sequence ATGTCGAAAGAAGTATACATTATTGCTGCTGTCCGCACCCCGATGGGAGCGTTTATGGGCGGTTTATCTTCTATTCCTGCTACTCAGCTGGGATCAGTTGCTATCAAAGGTGCATTGGACAAGTCAGGTGTGAAGCCTGAACTGGTGGATGAAGTTTTCATGGGAAATGTATTGCAGGCGGGTGTCGGACAAGCTCCAGCACGTCAGGCTGCTTTGGGGGCAGGATTGCCGAATACAGTTCCTTGTACGACAGTCAATAAAGTGTGTGCTTCCGGAATGAAGTCCATCATGTTGGGTGCTCAAACTATTTTAGCCGGTGATAATGAGATCGTTGTTGCAGGTGGAATGGAAAACATGAGCCAGACTCCTCATTACCTGGACGGAAGAAACGGTATGAAATTCGGGAACATCCAAATGCTTGACGGAATTACCAAAGACGGTTTATTGGATGTTTACAGCAAAGTTCCAATGGGAACATGTGCTGAGAAAACAGCTCAGAAATACAACTTCTCACGCGAAGACCAGGATAATTTTGCGATCACTTCCTACAAACGTGCTGCTGCAGCATGGGAAGCAGGAAAGTTCAAGGATGAGATCGTTGGAGTTTCTGTTCCTCAGCGCAAAGGAGATCCGATCCTTGTGGTGGAAGACGAAGAATACAAAAACGTATTTTTAGATAAAATCCCTACATTGAAACCGGCTTTCGATAAAGAAGGAACGATTACAGCTGCAAATGCTTCTACGTTGAACGACGGAGCTTCTGCATTGATCCTTGCATCCAAAGAAGCGGTTGAAAAACACGGATTGAAGCCAATTGCAAAAATCGTAAGTTATGCAGATGCTGCTCACGAGCCAGAATTCTTTACGACTGCACCTTCAAAAGCAGTTCCAAAAGCTTTGGCAAAAGCAGGTTTGACAACTGACCAGGTTGATTTCTGGGAATTGAACCAGGCATTCTCTGTGGTTGGATTGGCAAACACGCAAATTTTAGGATTGGATCCTGCAAAAGTGGACGTGAACGGTGGAGCCGTTGCTTTGGGTCACCCGCTAGGAAACTCCGGATCCCGAATCATTGTAACCCTGATCCACGTATTGAAACAAAACGGAGGAAAAATCGGTGGTGCCGGAATCTGTAACGGAGGTGGTGGTGCTTCTGCGATGATTATCGAGAATATCTAA
- a CDS encoding SPFH domain-containing protein, protein MVEIKYIVIGVVVILLFFSFVTVQQGTIAVVTMFGKYRRIMHPGLNFRIPFFERLNNRVSIQNRAIEMEFQAITQDQANVYFKAMLVYSVLNSEEETIKNVAFKFVDQRSFIQALIRTIEGSVRGFVATKKQAEILLLRGEIVADVKESLDHTLETWGFHLIDLQLNDITFDAEITTSMAKVVASNNLKAAAENEGQALLITKTKAAEAEGNAIKIAAQAEKEAAQLKGQGIALFREEVAQGMTEAAEKMKAADLDTSLILFSMWTEAVKEFAEKGKGNVIFLDGSVDGMEKTVKQMMGNDLLKK, encoded by the coding sequence ATGGTAGAAATAAAATACATTGTAATCGGAGTTGTTGTTATCCTCCTATTCTTCAGTTTTGTAACCGTTCAGCAGGGAACCATCGCTGTTGTGACTATGTTCGGTAAATACCGCCGGATCATGCATCCGGGATTGAATTTCCGCATTCCTTTCTTTGAACGTTTGAATAACCGCGTCTCGATCCAGAACCGTGCGATTGAAATGGAATTCCAGGCCATTACGCAGGACCAGGCAAATGTATATTTCAAAGCCATGCTGGTTTATTCTGTTTTGAATTCGGAAGAAGAAACGATCAAAAACGTAGCCTTTAAATTCGTAGACCAAAGAAGCTTTATCCAGGCGTTGATCCGTACCATCGAAGGATCTGTCCGCGGATTTGTTGCCACCAAGAAACAAGCTGAAATCTTGTTATTGCGCGGTGAAATCGTTGCTGACGTAAAAGAAAGTTTGGACCACACGTTGGAAACCTGGGGATTCCACTTGATCGACCTGCAATTGAACGATATTACTTTTGACGCGGAAATCACTACATCCATGGCGAAAGTGGTAGCCTCCAATAACCTGAAAGCTGCTGCAGAAAATGAAGGCCAGGCTTTGTTGATTACCAAAACGAAAGCTGCGGAGGCAGAAGGAAATGCGATCAAAATTGCGGCTCAGGCAGAAAAAGAAGCGGCTCAACTCAAAGGACAAGGGATTGCCCTGTTCCGCGAGGAAGTTGCACAAGGTATGACAGAAGCAGCAGAAAAAATGAAAGCTGCCGATTTGGATACCTCCCTGATCCTGTTCTCCATGTGGACGGAAGCCGTGAAAGAATTCGCAGAAAAAGGAAAAGGAAACGTGATCTTCCTGGACGGTTCTGTTGACGGAATGGAAAAAACCGTGAAACAGATGATGGGAAATGATTTGTTGAAGAAATAA
- a CDS encoding DUF1573 domain-containing protein, translating into MKKIAFLGLVALSFLTACGSDSPSEIVGYKTTMKVASVFNAGKIARGEVIHANFVVENTGDQPLVLSDVSGSCSCTVADWSKEPIAPGEKGFVKANVKTESFSEGPVTRSVTILSNTTPPNTKVVVEATIIK; encoded by the coding sequence ATGAAAAAAATCGCGTTTTTAGGCTTGGTAGCCTTATCGTTTCTGACAGCTTGCGGATCTGATTCTCCTTCGGAAATCGTTGGATATAAGACAACTATGAAAGTTGCAAGTGTTTTTAATGCAGGAAAAATTGCAAGAGGTGAAGTTATTCACGCTAACTTTGTAGTTGAAAATACAGGCGATCAGCCATTGGTATTGTCAGATGTTTCAGGATCTTGCTCGTGTACGGTTGCGGATTGGAGTAAAGAGCCGATCGCTCCGGGAGAAAAAGGATTTGTGAAAGCAAACGTTAAAACGGAATCTTTTTCGGAAGGGCCGGTGACAAGAAGTGTGACTATTTTGTCAAATACAACGCCTCCGAATACGAAAGTGGTTGTTGAGGCTACGATCATAAAGTAA
- a CDS encoding T9SS type A sorting domain-containing protein → MKNVKLLLLTWCFLPLSHAQNDCDSRTFITNTSLDQSGFMVMTYSTDELDSLHWNFGDGTTSTQLNPGTGSGNHQYASPGIYTVTLEQWGKANGVPFHCIYSAPNEIYDYTTDSLCGGDFLTHINGNTVTFSNTSLIHSPSFSSHSSELLWDFGNGSHGIYLNRLYDVSYNPGTYTACLYYAGFSFNDGGYMYDCSTCKTFTIGTAGLDSPGNRIVNLFPNPATHALTIPDAQDIDQIEVYSVTGEKQNIQWRTGENGSIRVSVESLESGLYFLYTSGNNITGRTSFVKE, encoded by the coding sequence ATGAAAAACGTTAAACTATTACTGCTAACCTGGTGCTTCCTGCCATTATCACATGCACAAAACGACTGCGATTCCCGTACATTTATCACCAATACCTCCCTGGATCAATCGGGATTTATGGTTATGACCTATTCGACGGATGAGCTTGATTCCCTGCACTGGAATTTCGGAGACGGAACAACCAGCACACAACTCAACCCGGGAACGGGATCCGGAAATCATCAGTATGCTTCTCCGGGAATTTACACCGTAACTTTGGAACAATGGGGAAAAGCAAACGGAGTACCTTTTCACTGCATTTACTCTGCACCGAACGAGATTTATGATTATACCACGGATTCCCTGTGCGGCGGTGATTTCCTGACGCACATCAATGGAAATACGGTTACTTTTTCAAATACCAGTCTCATTCATTCTCCTTCGTTCAGCTCACATTCTTCCGAACTTCTATGGGATTTCGGAAACGGATCACACGGTATTTATCTCAACCGGTTATATGATGTCAGCTACAACCCCGGCACCTATACCGCTTGCCTGTACTATGCCGGATTTTCCTTCAACGACGGTGGATACATGTATGATTGCTCTACCTGCAAAACGTTTACGATCGGAACAGCCGGACTGGACTCTCCGGGCAACAGAATAGTGAACCTGTTCCCGAATCCGGCAACGCACGCACTGACAATCCCGGATGCACAGGATATCGATCAGATCGAAGTGTATTCTGTTACGGGAGAAAAACAAAACATTCAGTGGCGAACAGGGGAAAACGGATCTATCCGGGTTTCCGTCGAATCACTGGAAAGTGGACTTTATTTTCTGTACACTTCAGGGAACAACATAACCGGCCGAACTTCTTTTGTAAAAGAATAG
- the nusB gene encoding transcription antitermination factor NusB, whose product MLNRRHLRIKVLQALYAYFQGDEESIKKTENELMQAVDRIYDLYLYLLLSFGELKDIAEHRIEENKKKIRPTEEDLNPNRKFVDSLVIQALQDSYSLREASEDRSVNWIGDEHHEMFRKIFIQMREGETWFAHMNNEARDFEEDKNFMINLFKAEIANSPLIYHFFEEKSIHWLDDIDLACQMAIKSIKGMEEGEKFIAMPLYKDKEDEQEFIRTLLRKTISMDSENLALIDELTDNWELERIAKMDILLLKMAITELQVFKSIPKKVTLNEYIEISKFYSTPKSHGFINGILDKAVDRLVKDGKISKLGRGLMD is encoded by the coding sequence ATGCTGAATAGAAGACATTTACGAATCAAAGTTTTGCAGGCGCTTTACGCTTATTTCCAGGGAGATGAGGAAAGCATCAAGAAAACCGAGAACGAACTGATGCAGGCAGTAGATCGCATTTACGATCTGTACCTGTATTTGTTGCTGAGCTTCGGTGAATTGAAAGACATTGCAGAACATCGTATTGAAGAAAATAAAAAGAAAATCCGCCCGACAGAAGAGGATCTGAATCCGAACAGAAAATTTGTGGATTCATTGGTTATCCAGGCGTTGCAGGATAGTTATTCGCTGCGTGAAGCCTCTGAGGATCGTTCTGTGAACTGGATCGGAGACGAACACCACGAAATGTTCCGTAAGATCTTTATTCAAATGAGAGAAGGGGAAACCTGGTTTGCTCACATGAATAACGAAGCAAGGGATTTTGAAGAAGATAAGAACTTCATGATCAACCTGTTCAAAGCGGAAATCGCAAATTCCCCGTTGATTTATCACTTCTTTGAAGAAAAGAGCATCCATTGGCTGGATGATATCGATCTGGCTTGTCAAATGGCAATCAAATCGATCAAAGGAATGGAAGAAGGAGAAAAGTTCATCGCAATGCCTTTGTATAAAGACAAGGAAGATGAGCAGGAATTCATCCGTACTTTGCTGAGAAAAACCATTTCGATGGATTCTGAGAATCTGGCGTTAATTGATGAATTAACGGATAACTGGGAGTTGGAACGAATTGCCAAAATGGATATTTTATTATTGAAAATGGCCATTACAGAACTTCAGGTTTTCAAAAGTATTCCGAAAAAGGTGACTTTGAACGAGTACATTGAAATCTCGAAATTCTATTCCACTCCGAAAAGTCATGGATTTATCAACGGAATCCTGGATAAGGCCGTTGATAGATTGGTAAAAGATGGAAAAATTTCTAAACTCGGAAGAGGTTTAATGGATTAA